One part of the Thermostichus vulcanus str. 'Rupite' genome encodes these proteins:
- a CDS encoding cytochrome c biogenesis protein CcdA yields the protein MVETLQLWLYHLEQWATQLVQFQLQHLSPFSLLVVGLAGVLTSLSPCMLSMLPITIGYIGGYTPNSPEAANGIRWQALIQSLGFAAGVAFTLTLLGLGAALLGRVYGQTGSFWPYVMGVIAILMGLNLLEVIPLRFPDWFNRLDIPGHWPGLSRAVLLGLTFGLVASPCSTPVLVALLSWVATTGQPWVGAGLLLAYGLGLVFPLVLAGVFTGSLKQLLSMRRWSGWLTYGSGVILIGFGTLTLLSAWA from the coding sequence ATGGTTGAGACCTTGCAATTGTGGCTCTATCACCTGGAGCAATGGGCGACTCAACTCGTTCAATTTCAGCTTCAGCACCTTTCTCCTTTTAGCTTGCTGGTGGTGGGCTTGGCCGGAGTGCTCACCAGCCTTTCCCCCTGCATGTTGTCCATGCTCCCCATCACCATCGGTTATATCGGCGGCTATACCCCCAATTCCCCCGAAGCCGCCAACGGGATCCGCTGGCAAGCCTTGATCCAGTCCCTAGGGTTTGCGGCTGGGGTTGCCTTTACCCTGACCTTGTTGGGTTTGGGGGCAGCCTTACTGGGTCGGGTTTACGGACAAACGGGATCCTTTTGGCCCTATGTGATGGGAGTGATTGCCATCCTGATGGGGCTCAACCTGCTAGAGGTGATCCCGCTGCGCTTTCCCGATTGGTTTAACCGCCTTGACATTCCGGGGCACTGGCCGGGGCTGAGCCGGGCCGTTTTACTGGGTTTGACCTTTGGCTTGGTGGCTTCTCCTTGTAGCACGCCGGTTCTGGTGGCTTTACTCAGTTGGGTTGCCACCACAGGCCAACCCTGGGTGGGGGCGGGTTTGCTGTTGGCTTATGGTCTGGGGTTGGTTTTTCCCCTGGTCTTGGCGGGCGTGTTTACCGGATCCCTCAAACAACTGTTATCGATGCGGCGCTGGTCCGGCTGGCTAACCTATGGCAGTGGGGTGATCTTGATTGGGTTTGGCACCCTTACCCTGCTCTCGGCTTGGGCTTAA
- a CDS encoding cytochrome c biogenesis protein, with the protein MALVSSVRRYFRHELLPLLADLRLAIGLLLVIALLSATGTVIEQDETVAFYQANYPEHPALFGFLTWRVILNLGLDHVYRTPWFLAILILFGSSLTACSFTRQWPMLKVARRWSYFTRPQSFQRLPFHTHFPQQTLQGIPEQLRQLGYAVFQEGDRLYARKGLIGKIGPILVHVSLLLILLGAIWGSISGFKAQELIPSGSIAPIQHLTGAGDLARAHLPTWQIRVNRFWIDYSPEGRIKQFYSDLSILEQDQEVKRQTISVNHPLSYQGVTLYQADWSIDSARIRVNNSPSFQIPVVPVRTETGNKLWGAFVPTKPDLSEGLTLLLPDLQGTGLLYNTDGQWIGSLRQGMSLALNDQLTLYLDEVIGATGLQIKSDPGIPWVYLGFGLLMVGVVMSYFSHSQIWALQTESGLYLGGKTNRALVTFEREFCWLVEQHLASPLSSGIPTAADWYPKGL; encoded by the coding sequence ATGGCTCTGGTCTCTTCTGTGCGGCGGTATTTTCGCCATGAACTGCTGCCGTTGCTTGCGGATTTGCGCTTGGCCATTGGTCTGTTACTGGTAATTGCCCTCTTGAGCGCCACAGGTACGGTGATCGAGCAGGACGAAACAGTAGCTTTTTATCAAGCCAATTATCCGGAACATCCGGCTTTGTTTGGCTTTCTCACCTGGCGGGTGATTTTGAATTTGGGGTTGGATCATGTTTATCGCACCCCTTGGTTCTTGGCGATTCTGATCTTGTTTGGCAGCAGCCTCACGGCCTGTTCCTTCACCCGCCAATGGCCGATGTTGAAAGTGGCCCGTCGCTGGAGCTACTTCACCCGTCCGCAATCTTTTCAGCGCCTGCCCTTTCACACCCATTTCCCCCAACAGACCCTACAAGGGATCCCGGAACAGTTGCGACAACTGGGCTATGCGGTCTTTCAGGAGGGGGATCGCCTCTATGCCCGTAAGGGGTTGATCGGCAAAATCGGCCCCATTTTGGTGCATGTCAGTCTGCTGCTGATTCTCCTGGGTGCCATTTGGGGCAGTATCAGCGGCTTTAAGGCGCAAGAATTAATCCCCAGCGGCAGTATCGCCCCCATTCAACACCTGACCGGCGCCGGGGATCTGGCTCGAGCTCACCTACCCACCTGGCAAATTCGGGTGAATCGATTCTGGATTGACTATTCTCCCGAGGGTCGCATTAAGCAGTTTTACTCGGATCTCTCCATACTGGAGCAGGACCAGGAAGTGAAACGGCAAACGATCTCCGTTAACCATCCCCTCTCCTACCAAGGAGTCACCCTCTACCAAGCAGACTGGAGCATCGATAGCGCCCGTATCCGGGTCAACAATAGCCCCAGCTTTCAAATCCCCGTGGTGCCGGTGCGCACCGAGACAGGCAACAAACTTTGGGGGGCTTTTGTGCCCACCAAGCCAGATCTGAGTGAGGGGTTAACCCTACTTTTGCCCGACCTGCAAGGGACGGGACTGCTCTACAACACTGACGGCCAATGGATCGGATCCCTGCGCCAGGGCATGAGTTTAGCCCTGAATGATCAACTCACCCTGTATCTGGATGAGGTGATTGGGGCTACCGGCCTCCAAATTAAGTCGGATCCCGGCATCCCTTGGGTTTATCTCGGGTTTGGGCTGCTGATGGTCGGGGTGGTGATGAGCTATTTCAGCCATAGCCAAATCTGGGCCCTGCAAACCGAGTCGGGCCTTTACCTGGGGGGGAAAACCAACCGCGCCCT